The following are encoded together in the Bacillota bacterium genome:
- a CDS encoding molybdopterin molybdotransferase MoeA, with the protein MRVNVSLEEAQELVLSMVNPVGETVVPLADALGRVIGRDIKAPCSVPAFDKSPLDGYALRAGDTVTASPASPVVLQVIEEVPAGSVPAKKVTPGCAIRIMTGAPIPEGADAVIRFEDVEETPESIKVSRPLAAGSNIIPAGEDVVEGEIIARCGMRVNAPLIGMLASLGIARVSVYERVRVAIINTGSELLDPAEKWLPGKIYNSNRYLLEARCRELGAEPVYLESVPDEKGAVAGSVNKALEKADLVITTGGVSVGQYDVVKDALQMIGAQILFWKVALKPGTPIVAACKDGRVILSLSGNPAAAMVTFDLIAAPALKRISGLKEPLPPTVTGILAGGFPKASPQRRILRAKWKKRDGVDLIELTGKQSNGVLKSLIECNLLIDVPAGSPPLVAGQPVSAFVVGSFTDSLLGNEGIRCRPQSC; encoded by the coding sequence ATGAGGGTTAATGTTTCTTTGGAAGAAGCTCAGGAATTGGTGCTGAGCATGGTCAACCCGGTGGGCGAAACCGTCGTCCCCCTGGCCGATGCTCTGGGACGGGTGATCGGCCGGGATATCAAAGCCCCTTGCAGTGTACCTGCCTTTGATAAGTCCCCCCTTGACGGGTATGCCCTCCGGGCCGGGGACACCGTAACGGCATCCCCTGCCAGCCCGGTGGTTTTGCAGGTCATCGAGGAAGTGCCGGCAGGCAGTGTACCTGCGAAGAAGGTCACTCCCGGGTGTGCGATAAGGATTATGACCGGGGCTCCGATCCCTGAGGGGGCGGATGCTGTGATCCGTTTTGAAGATGTGGAGGAAACGCCGGAGTCGATCAAAGTAAGCCGGCCTCTGGCTGCGGGGAGCAACATCATCCCGGCGGGGGAGGATGTGGTCGAGGGTGAAATCATTGCCCGTTGCGGCATGCGGGTCAATGCGCCTTTGATAGGTATGCTGGCATCTCTCGGGATTGCCAGGGTGTCGGTTTATGAGAGGGTAAGGGTGGCGATCATCAATACCGGCAGCGAACTTCTAGATCCGGCCGAAAAGTGGCTGCCCGGCAAGATTTATAACAGCAACCGCTATCTCCTTGAAGCGAGATGCAGGGAACTGGGGGCGGAACCGGTTTATCTGGAGAGCGTTCCCGATGAAAAAGGAGCGGTTGCCGGATCTGTAAATAAGGCGCTGGAAAAGGCCGATCTGGTGATCACTACGGGGGGTGTATCGGTCGGCCAGTACGATGTGGTTAAGGACGCCCTGCAAATGATCGGAGCCCAAATCCTGTTCTGGAAGGTTGCCTTAAAACCCGGCACGCCGATCGTCGCTGCTTGCAAGGACGGCAGGGTGATCCTGTCCCTTTCCGGCAACCCTGCGGCCGCCATGGTGACGTTTGATTTGATCGCTGCTCCGGCATTGAAGAGGATATCCGGCCTGAAAGAACCGCTGCCGCCGACGGTTACCGGAATCCTGGCCGGCGGTTTTCCAAAGGCCAGCCCCCAGCGTCGCATTTTGAGGGCCAAGTGGAAAAAGCGGGATGGGGTTGACCTGATAGAGCTTACGGGAAAGCAGAGCAACGGAGTTTTGAAGTCTTTGATAGAGTGCAACCTCCTGATCGATGTGCCTGCAGGCAGCCCGCCGCTGGTTGCCGGCCAGCCGGTTTCTGCCTTTGTGGTGGGCAGCTTTACCGATTCCCTTTTGGGAAATGAAGGTATCAGATGCCGGCCTCAGAGTTGCTAA
- a CDS encoding ABC transporter substrate-binding protein, protein MSKKMLYLTGLLLVFFLFFIYGCGSKSPEGEKSLLDEDWSQILKEARGTTVNFYMWGGNESINKWVDTFVADRMEKYYGVKVNRVPMDADQFINKLLGEKQAGRQKGSIDLLWINGENFRTTRQADLLWGPFADKLPNFQKYVDKNAPDIANDFGYPVNGYEVPWGRAQFVFAYDSRKVKNPPRSAAELMQWVKEHPGRFTYPELPDFTGSVFVRQLMYELCGGYKAFPTVQKVDKDALDRKLAALWNYCNEMKPYLWRSGKTYPSTIAALHQLFADGEVDFTMTYNPAEISCMIKNGLLSDTVRTFVWDRGTIGNTHFLAIPFNAPNKAGAMVLANFLLSPEAQLSKYDPKNWGDMLALDVSKLEPEYIAQMKKVDRGVATLPEEELQSHRLPEISSAYIPVIEDLWKKNVLTK, encoded by the coding sequence ATGTCCAAAAAAATGCTCTATCTGACGGGTTTATTGCTGGTATTCTTCCTCTTTTTTATTTACGGCTGCGGTTCCAAGAGTCCGGAGGGGGAGAAAAGCCTGCTCGATGAGGATTGGAGCCAAATACTCAAAGAGGCCCGGGGAACGACGGTGAATTTCTATATGTGGGGTGGTAATGAGAGCATTAACAAATGGGTCGATACCTTTGTGGCGGATAGAATGGAAAAATATTACGGTGTCAAAGTTAACCGGGTGCCCATGGATGCGGATCAGTTCATCAACAAACTTCTCGGTGAAAAACAGGCCGGCCGCCAAAAGGGATCGATTGATCTTCTCTGGATCAACGGCGAAAACTTCAGAACCACCCGCCAGGCCGACTTGCTATGGGGTCCCTTCGCTGACAAGCTTCCCAATTTCCAGAAATATGTAGATAAAAATGCACCAGATATAGCCAACGACTTCGGCTATCCCGTTAACGGCTATGAGGTGCCCTGGGGCAGGGCCCAGTTTGTCTTTGCCTATGACAGCCGCAAGGTCAAAAATCCGCCCAGATCTGCTGCCGAACTGATGCAGTGGGTGAAGGAGCATCCGGGGCGGTTTACCTACCCGGAACTGCCGGACTTTACAGGGAGCGTTTTTGTGCGGCAGCTCATGTATGAGTTGTGCGGCGGTTATAAGGCCTTTCCTACAGTACAAAAAGTAGATAAAGATGCCCTGGACCGGAAGCTGGCAGCGCTTTGGAACTACTGCAACGAAATGAAGCCGTACCTCTGGCGCAGCGGCAAGACCTATCCCTCGACCATAGCGGCCCTGCACCAGCTGTTCGCCGACGGGGAAGTCGATTTCACCATGACCTATAACCCTGCGGAAATTTCCTGCATGATTAAGAATGGGTTGCTGTCGGATACGGTGCGTACTTTCGTGTGGGACCGGGGGACCATCGGAAACACCCACTTTTTGGCCATTCCCTTCAATGCCCCGAACAAGGCAGGTGCTATGGTTCTGGCCAACTTCCTGCTGAGCCCGGAGGCGCAGTTATCCAAATATGACCCGAAAAACTGGGGGGATATGCTGGCCCTCGATGTAAGCAAACTGGAGCCGGAATATATCGCCCAAATGAAGAAGGTGGACCGGGGAGTAGCAACTCTTCCTGAGGAAGAACTGCAGAGCCACCGCTTGCCCGAAATTAGCTCGGCATACATTCCTGTGATTGAAGATTTATGGAAGAAAAATGTGTTAACGAAATAG
- a CDS encoding ABC transporter permease subunit yields MDMKNFYAEVFKPYFYLAPSLVVLVGFFLGGFTLALAQSLGYFPVIGMKEFTLFYYRQVLGSPDFWASLRGTFYIAFTSTLLSTIAGVYLANYLVRCAPKNRLISLLYKLPITVPHLVAALMMVFLFSQGGVIARLMLKAGLIENISDFPALFYTRNAVGIILIYWWKETPFVAVMVYAVMKHIVGKLGDVAATLGANPRQVFYHVVLPLSMPGIISASAITFAYSFGAFEIPYLLGASYPKTLPVRAYFSYISPQLSDRPETMVINVLVSLVCACLVAVYYVSMRRYLRRWS; encoded by the coding sequence ATGGACATGAAAAACTTTTACGCTGAAGTGTTCAAACCCTATTTTTACCTGGCTCCATCCCTGGTTGTTCTTGTCGGCTTTTTCCTGGGTGGCTTTACTTTAGCCCTGGCTCAGAGCCTGGGGTATTTCCCGGTGATCGGGATGAAGGAGTTTACGTTGTTTTATTACCGCCAGGTGCTCGGCAGCCCCGACTTCTGGGCTTCTTTGAGGGGGACCTTTTATATCGCCTTCACCTCCACCCTGCTGTCAACCATCGCAGGGGTTTACCTGGCCAATTACCTGGTGCGGTGTGCTCCGAAGAACAGGCTGATATCTCTTTTGTATAAGCTTCCCATCACCGTGCCGCACCTGGTGGCAGCTCTGATGATGGTGTTTCTCTTCTCCCAGGGCGGAGTGATCGCCCGTCTGATGCTGAAGGCAGGCCTGATAGAAAATATTTCCGATTTTCCGGCGCTGTTTTACACCCGGAATGCCGTCGGGATCATCCTGATCTATTGGTGGAAAGAGACCCCTTTTGTTGCAGTGATGGTCTATGCCGTGATGAAGCATATCGTTGGAAAACTGGGGGATGTCGCCGCAACTCTGGGTGCAAACCCCAGGCAGGTCTTTTATCACGTGGTTCTGCCGCTCAGCATGCCCGGTATAATATCTGCTTCGGCCATTACCTTCGCCTATTCTTTTGGCGCTTTTGAAATACCCTATCTGCTGGGAGCGAGTTATCCGAAGACTCTGCCGGTCCGGGCTTATTTCAGCTATATATCGCCGCAGCTGAGCGACAGGCCGGAAACCATGGTCATAAACGTCCTGGTATCTCTTGTTTGTGCCTGTCTTGTGGCGGTCTATTATGTATCCATGCGCAGGTACCTGCGCCGGTGGAGTTGA
- a CDS encoding ABC transporter permease subunit gives MFRGKGSRSILGPCLLAVLIIPFTVLVLWAFTGQWPADSILPTRLGLRGWLYMFSPHGKVLPGLVMSVLLSLAVTFCALVISIPAGKALGLYDFPGKGLIELLVLAPIIIPSITVGMGLHTAFIKFGLADSFAGVLLVHLMVVLPYGIRIFASGYKAMGSKWEDQARVLRAGWWQRFIYVTLPFLYPAMVAGGILIFNVSFAQYFLTFLIGGGRIITLPLILFPYINGGDRVVASAISLVFIAASLLLMAVIENTVKDRQEETAFYYM, from the coding sequence ATGTTCAGGGGAAAAGGATCGAGGAGTATTCTTGGGCCCTGCCTGCTGGCCGTGCTGATCATTCCCTTTACGGTGCTGGTTCTATGGGCCTTTACCGGGCAGTGGCCGGCCGATTCCATCCTCCCGACCCGGTTGGGGTTGAGGGGCTGGTTGTATATGTTTTCTCCTCATGGAAAGGTGTTGCCGGGCCTGGTTATGAGTGTGCTTCTTTCTCTGGCCGTTACCTTTTGCGCCCTCGTGATCAGCATTCCGGCCGGCAAGGCCCTCGGCCTGTATGATTTTCCGGGGAAGGGGCTCATCGAGTTGCTTGTTTTGGCCCCCATCATCATCCCTTCCATTACCGTGGGGATGGGGCTGCATACCGCCTTTATAAAATTCGGTCTGGCGGATTCCTTTGCCGGTGTGCTCCTGGTGCATCTCATGGTGGTGTTGCCCTATGGAATCAGGATTTTCGCCAGCGGTTACAAGGCGATGGGAAGCAAGTGGGAGGACCAGGCAAGGGTTCTGAGAGCCGGGTGGTGGCAGAGATTTATCTATGTGACACTGCCGTTTTTATATCCCGCCATGGTGGCAGGCGGTATTCTGATCTTTAACGTGTCCTTTGCCCAGTATTTTTTAACCTTTCTGATCGGAGGCGGCAGGATAATCACCCTTCCGCTCATTCTCTTTCCGTATATCAACGGAGGCGACCGGGTGGTGGCCTCGGCCATCAGCCTGGTCTTTATCGCGGCGTCTTTGCTGCTGATGGCGGTAATTGAAAACACCGTTAAAGATCGGCAAGAGGAGACGGCTTTTTATTACATGTGA
- a CDS encoding ABC transporter ATP-binding protein: MPEIVLRGLTKAYNGVTVLRGVSLEIADGELITLVGPSGCGKTTTLKILAGLIAPDQGEILIDGREITSVPVEKRDIVMVFQENLLFPHMTVGENITFGLKMAGCSRRYREAKLREMLELVQLPDLKNRYPAQLSGGQQQRVALARALALEPRILLLDEPLSNLDPRLRDEMRELIREIHKKMKMNIVLVTHDQLEAMLMADRIAVMFDGKIIQCDTPYNIYNRPATREVASLFGPCNTLSGFIQNGRFKTGGREFAVPGVDLTGEVVAFIRAEAIELVDSEPDLRGVVVENRYTGGHSLLRVDTGDGEFLVRVDRHADLVVNSRVGLKIRWDKACFNKGDAAGGEEHYRLRREKREVKGFVGRTVAVGH, encoded by the coding sequence GTGCCTGAGATTGTGCTGCGCGGCCTGACCAAAGCCTATAATGGGGTGACTGTTTTGAGAGGGGTGTCCCTGGAGATCGCCGACGGAGAGCTGATCACCCTGGTGGGGCCTTCTGGCTGTGGCAAAACAACTACCCTGAAGATCCTGGCGGGGTTGATTGCTCCGGATCAGGGCGAGATCTTGATCGACGGCCGGGAAATCACCTCCGTACCGGTTGAAAAACGGGATATCGTCATGGTCTTTCAGGAGAATTTGCTTTTTCCCCACATGACGGTGGGCGAAAATATAACCTTTGGTTTAAAGATGGCGGGTTGCAGCAGGCGGTACCGGGAAGCCAAGCTAAGAGAAATGCTGGAGCTGGTGCAACTCCCCGACCTGAAAAATCGCTATCCGGCGCAGCTTTCCGGGGGACAGCAGCAAAGGGTGGCTCTGGCCAGGGCGCTGGCCCTGGAACCCCGGATTTTGCTGCTGGATGAACCCCTTTCCAACCTCGACCCCCGCCTGAGGGACGAAATGCGGGAGCTGATCAGGGAAATTCATAAAAAGATGAAAATGAACATTGTTCTGGTGACCCATGATCAGCTTGAGGCGATGTTGATGGCCGACCGGATAGCGGTGATGTTTGACGGCAAAATAATCCAGTGCGATACCCCTTATAACATCTATAACCGACCGGCCACCCGGGAGGTGGCCAGCCTGTTCGGGCCTTGCAACACCCTTTCCGGTTTTATCCAGAACGGAAGGTTTAAAACCGGAGGGCGTGAGTTCGCCGTTCCCGGTGTAGATCTGACCGGCGAGGTGGTTGCCTTTATCCGGGCTGAAGCAATTGAACTTGTGGATTCGGAGCCGGATCTCAGAGGGGTTGTTGTGGAAAACAGGTACACCGGCGGGCACAGCCTGTTGAGGGTTGATACCGGAGACGGGGAGTTCCTGGTCAGGGTAGATCGGCACGCGGATCTGGTCGTAAACAGCCGGGTAGGGTTGAAAATCCGTTGGGACAAGGCCTGTTTTAATAAGGGCGACGCCGCCGGCGGAGAGGAGCATTACCGCCTGCGGCGGGAAAAGCGCGAGGTGAAAGGATTTGTTGGCCGAACGGTTGCTGTCGGGCATTAA
- a CDS encoding aminoglycoside phosphotransferase family protein has protein sequence MLAERLLSGIKRYVDGVRFRSALGLRQGVTVGFLAQGEYNLNYLLQSGEQRYVLRVNTGSQMNLDNQIAYEYRALQLLSPTGVTPRAFYLDDTRQEIPYGILVMEYLPGKPLDYRSDLATAARTFARIHGMEFSAGEVEFLVKEPGPLTGIYNEAVRLLDKYFSCPRADPVVAGLLGKIILRAEERKKDEKYLLEEPWLRVINTEVNSHNFIVNPATGSCHLIDWEKPIYGEPAQDLSHFLIATTTLWKQNYILSRGEEELFISTYLQYLPPCPQAKTLRERVEMFKFFNYLRAVSWCAMAWTEYIEPGRPLSNPDTFEKIKAYLEPGFLEGILRQAV, from the coding sequence TTGTTGGCCGAACGGTTGCTGTCGGGCATTAAGCGGTATGTGGACGGTGTCCGTTTCAGGTCTGCCTTGGGGCTCCGGCAAGGAGTTACGGTCGGCTTTCTGGCCCAGGGTGAGTACAACCTGAACTATCTCCTGCAGTCGGGGGAGCAGAGGTATGTATTGAGGGTGAATACCGGAAGCCAGATGAATCTGGACAACCAGATCGCCTATGAATACCGGGCTCTTCAATTATTGAGCCCTACTGGGGTTACTCCCCGGGCCTTTTACCTGGATGATACCAGGCAAGAGATACCGTACGGTATCCTGGTCATGGAATACCTACCGGGTAAACCGCTGGACTACCGCAGCGATCTGGCCACTGCCGCACGGACCTTTGCCAGGATACACGGCATGGAATTTTCCGCCGGAGAAGTGGAATTTCTGGTCAAGGAGCCCGGGCCGCTGACAGGGATTTATAATGAAGCGGTTCGTTTACTGGATAAGTACTTTTCCTGCCCCCGGGCAGATCCCGTGGTTGCCGGCCTCCTGGGAAAGATCATACTTAGGGCGGAGGAGCGGAAAAAAGACGAAAAGTACCTTTTGGAGGAACCCTGGCTGCGGGTCATCAATACCGAGGTTAACTCCCACAACTTCATTGTGAATCCGGCAACCGGCTCCTGCCATTTAATCGACTGGGAAAAGCCCATATACGGTGAGCCTGCCCAGGATCTGAGCCATTTTCTGATCGCCACAACCACCCTGTGGAAGCAGAATTACATCCTGAGCAGGGGAGAGGAGGAATTGTTCATCAGCACCTATCTTCAATACCTCCCGCCCTGTCCTCAGGCCAAAACGCTGCGGGAAAGGGTGGAAATGTTCAAGTTTTTCAATTATCTGCGGGCTGTTTCCTGGTGTGCTATGGCCTGGACCGAGTATATCGAGCCGGGGCGGCCCTTAAGCAACCCGGATACCTTTGAAAAGATCAAGGCTTACCTGGAGCCGGGTTTTTTAGAGGGGATTCTCCGGCAAGCCGTGTAG
- a CDS encoding nucleoside hydrolase, translating into MMKKIIFDCDNTMGIEGCDVDDGLALLYLLGKGGIEICGITTTYGNSDVDTVYSNTDAILKEIGRTDIRLLKGCPGKDVLRSEASDFIVETVKSNRKDISILATGSLTNLYAAYLSDNTVFENVCEIVVMGGITDDLMINGRILDELNFSCDPAAAECVLKNGNNLSVITGNNCLKAFFSKQDFEHRLLASGKPAAGYIAQKCKHWFDEMMSAFHLNGFYNWDVVAAAFLANPALFDNHFQYIAPNLEDLRKGRLSPAPEDHSRHRVNTPVIRDAERFIEDVYGAWLRLNF; encoded by the coding sequence TTGATGAAAAAAATCATCTTCGATTGTGATAATACCATGGGGATAGAGGGCTGCGACGTGGATGACGGGCTGGCGTTACTCTACCTCTTGGGGAAAGGAGGCATTGAGATATGCGGAATAACCACAACATACGGCAACAGTGATGTGGATACCGTTTACTCTAATACGGACGCGATTTTAAAAGAGATCGGCAGAACGGACATCCGGCTTCTCAAGGGTTGTCCCGGGAAAGATGTGTTGAGAAGTGAAGCGTCGGACTTCATCGTGGAAACGGTAAAATCAAACAGAAAGGACATCTCCATCCTGGCTACAGGGTCTTTGACGAATTTGTATGCCGCATATCTATCGGACAATACGGTTTTCGAAAACGTCTGTGAAATCGTCGTTATGGGGGGAATTACCGATGACCTGATGATCAACGGCAGGATTCTCGATGAACTGAATTTCTCGTGTGATCCCGCTGCAGCCGAATGCGTTTTGAAAAACGGGAATAACCTCTCCGTCATCACCGGAAATAACTGTCTCAAGGCCTTTTTTTCAAAACAGGATTTTGAACACAGGCTTCTAGCGAGTGGTAAACCCGCAGCCGGATACATAGCTCAAAAGTGCAAACACTGGTTTGACGAAATGATGTCCGCTTTTCACCTTAACGGCTTTTACAACTGGGATGTGGTCGCCGCCGCTTTTTTGGCGAACCCTGCGCTGTTTGATAATCATTTTCAATATATAGCGCCAAATCTTGAGGATCTTAGAAAGGGGAGATTAAGCCCTGCACCGGAAGATCACTCACGGCATCGGGTAAACACTCCTGTAATTCGCGACGCGGAAAGGTTCATCGAGGATGTTTACGGCGCCTGGCTGAGATTGAATTTTTGA
- the moaA gene encoding GTP 3',8-cyclase MoaA has translation MEDRFGRKIDYLRISVTDRCNLRCLYCMPPEGVKPKSHQEILRFEEILVVVRAALGLGINRFRLTGGEPLLRKGIVPFIKSLMLLSGIRDLSVTTNGTLLSKMGRQLRDAGLRRINISLDTLDPVKYARITRGGDLKAVWDGVCQALELGFSPVKINVVALRNINDDEWTNFARLTLDYPVHVRFIELMPVGTSWYLAGRNFASCEQVRSKIEKRLGELIPVATVQGSGPAEYFHLPEAKGTIGFIHAMSSHFCASCNRLRLTADGKLRPCLHDQREVDVRDAVRSGATEKELQGLFLKALRLKPANYHEAMGAPAGGRGMVQIGG, from the coding sequence GTGGAGGACCGGTTTGGAAGGAAAATCGACTACCTGCGCATCTCGGTAACCGACCGCTGCAATTTGAGGTGCCTGTACTGCATGCCGCCGGAAGGAGTAAAACCCAAGTCGCACCAGGAAATCCTGCGATTTGAGGAGATCCTGGTCGTTGTCCGGGCAGCTTTGGGGCTGGGCATCAACAGGTTTCGCTTAACAGGGGGAGAACCACTGCTTAGAAAAGGTATTGTACCCTTTATCAAGTCCTTAATGTTGCTGTCGGGAATCAGGGATTTATCCGTGACAACAAACGGGACACTTTTGTCCAAAATGGGCAGGCAGCTTAGGGACGCCGGTCTGCGCCGGATCAACATCAGCCTCGATACCCTTGACCCTGTAAAATATGCCAGGATCACCCGGGGTGGGGACCTGAAAGCTGTCTGGGACGGGGTGTGCCAGGCCCTGGAACTGGGTTTTTCTCCTGTAAAGATTAACGTGGTCGCCCTCCGCAACATCAATGATGATGAATGGACGAACTTTGCCCGCCTGACCCTTGACTACCCCGTGCACGTTCGCTTCATCGAACTGATGCCTGTAGGCACCAGCTGGTACCTGGCAGGGAGGAATTTTGCTTCCTGCGAGCAGGTCCGGAGCAAGATAGAGAAAAGGCTGGGAGAACTGATTCCCGTCGCGACCGTTCAGGGGAGCGGACCTGCCGAGTATTTCCACCTTCCGGAAGCCAAAGGGACCATCGGCTTCATCCACGCCATGAGCAGCCACTTCTGCGCCTCCTGCAACCGCCTCCGCCTTACAGCAGACGGCAAACTGCGCCCCTGCCTCCACGATCAGCGTGAGGTAGATGTGCGTGATGCGGTGCGGAGCGGCGCCACCGAAAAGGAACTACAGGGACTGTTCCTCAAGGCCCTGCGGCTTAAGCCGGCAAACTACCACGAGGCGATGGGCGCTCCTGCCGGCGGGCGGGGGATGGTCCAGATTGGAGGGTAA
- the moaC gene encoding cyclic pyranopterin monophosphate synthase MoaC, whose translation MADFTHFNAAGRACMVDVGEKPVTTREARARGTVFMKPETLELIKSGGIAKGDVLGVAQVAGIMAAKRTSELIPMCHPLFISGIDLDFRCDQECSAVEIEARVRCQGKTGVEMEALTAVSVAALTIYDMCKAVDRDMIIGYIRLVEKSGGKSGKYLREGEEQWEKL comes from the coding sequence ATGGCGGACTTTACACATTTCAATGCCGCGGGCCGCGCATGCATGGTCGATGTAGGAGAAAAGCCCGTAACGACCCGGGAGGCGAGGGCGCGGGGAACGGTCTTCATGAAACCAGAAACCCTCGAGCTTATCAAAAGCGGGGGGATCGCCAAGGGGGACGTCCTGGGAGTTGCCCAGGTGGCCGGGATCATGGCGGCCAAGCGCACCTCAGAGCTGATACCCATGTGTCACCCGCTGTTTATCAGCGGCATCGACCTGGACTTTCGCTGTGACCAGGAGTGCAGCGCAGTGGAGATCGAAGCGCGGGTTAGGTGCCAGGGAAAGACAGGGGTGGAGATGGAGGCCTTAACTGCAGTGAGCGTGGCAGCCTTGACCATATACGACATGTGCAAGGCGGTAGACCGCGACATGATCATCGGTTACATTCGTTTGGTGGAGAAATCTGGAGGCAAAAGCGGAAAATATCTCAGGGAGGGAGAAGAACAATGGGAAAAATTGTAG
- a CDS encoding MOSC domain-containing protein, protein MGKIVAVCTSENTGERKRNVGQGTLVVEHGLEGDAHAGPWHRQVSLLAMESIRKMQQKGLDVGPGDFAENITTEGIELITLPVGTKLRLGTEAIGEVTQIGKACHSRCAIYYQAGDCIMPREGIFIRVLKGGPVKVGDSIEIIEIPQEEGTGK, encoded by the coding sequence ATGGGAAAAATTGTAGCGGTTTGCACCAGTGAAAACACGGGAGAACGCAAGAGAAACGTCGGCCAGGGGACGCTGGTGGTCGAGCACGGACTGGAGGGTGACGCCCACGCCGGACCATGGCACCGGCAGGTCAGCCTCCTGGCAATGGAGAGCATCAGGAAAATGCAACAAAAAGGCCTCGATGTAGGCCCGGGAGACTTCGCCGAAAACATCACCACCGAGGGGATCGAACTCATCACCCTGCCGGTCGGAACAAAATTGCGCCTGGGAACAGAAGCTATCGGCGAAGTGACCCAAATCGGAAAGGCATGCCATTCCAGGTGCGCCATCTACTACCAGGCTGGGGACTGTATCATGCCGAGGGAAGGGATTTTCATCCGCGTGCTCAAGGGAGGCCCCGTCAAGGTCGGAGATAGCATCGAAATCATCGAGATCCCCCAGGAAGAAGGGACGGGCAAATGA
- the mog gene encoding molybdopterin adenylyltransferase, giving the protein MRVAILTASDRGSRGEREDRSAEVIREMVTSVGGEVAAYDVVPDEKEILTAKLIEFADKEKVDLILTTGGTGLSPRDVTPEATLAVIDRIIPGIPEAMRAAGLKQTPHAMLSRAVAGTRGQTLIINLPGSPRAVRENLEVVLPALPHALETLQGKGRECARPEQENWN; this is encoded by the coding sequence ATGAGAGTGGCCATTTTAACGGCGAGTGACAGGGGATCCCGGGGCGAGCGGGAAGACCGCAGCGCAGAGGTCATCAGGGAAATGGTGACATCTGTTGGAGGAGAAGTTGCCGCCTACGATGTCGTCCCTGATGAGAAAGAAATCCTGACTGCAAAGCTGATCGAGTTCGCCGACAAGGAAAAAGTAGATCTCATCCTGACCACTGGAGGGACCGGCCTTTCGCCCAGGGACGTTACCCCCGAGGCGACCCTGGCGGTCATCGACCGGATCATCCCCGGCATTCCAGAAGCCATGCGGGCCGCGGGGCTGAAGCAGACACCGCATGCCATGCTCTCTAGGGCGGTTGCCGGCACCCGCGGCCAAACTCTGATCATCAACCTTCCCGGCAGCCCCCGTGCGGTCAGGGAGAACCTGGAAGTAGTGTTACCGGCCCTACCCCACGCCCTGGAGACCCTCCAGGGAAAAGGGAGAGAATGCGCCCGCCCTGAACAAGAGAACTGGAATTAG